The following proteins are co-located in the Paludibaculum fermentans genome:
- a CDS encoding 3-methyl-2-oxobutanoate dehydrogenase subunit VorB — protein sequence MPKQLIKGNEALVKGAVLAGCRAFYGYPITPANEIAESAAVYLPQAGGVFLQAESEVAAINMVYGGASAGVRTMTASSGPGMSLMCEGISYIAGAELPCVIANIMRGGPGLGNIAPEQSDYFQAVKGGGHGCYHALVLAPASAQEMCDLTFLGFDLADKYRNPVIVLADGCLGQMMEPVEFPTTPRAPRTPDWAVDGTAATRPNLISSIYLQPDDLEKHVLKLDAKYKRAHIEETRWENYRTDDAELVFVGYGIVARILKSVVEKLRVQGIRAGLLRPITLYPFPTLELRRLAGQAHQFFVVEMSTGQMVEDVRLAVEGRRSVEFYGRCGGNIPTAEEIVEEVFAHV from the coding sequence ATGCCCAAGCAACTCATCAAAGGCAATGAAGCCCTGGTCAAGGGCGCCGTCCTGGCCGGTTGCCGCGCGTTCTACGGCTACCCCATCACCCCCGCCAATGAGATCGCGGAATCGGCCGCGGTCTATCTCCCGCAAGCCGGCGGCGTCTTTCTCCAGGCGGAGAGCGAAGTGGCCGCCATCAACATGGTCTATGGCGGTGCCTCAGCCGGCGTCCGCACCATGACCGCCTCCAGCGGCCCCGGCATGAGCCTCATGTGCGAAGGCATCAGCTACATCGCCGGAGCCGAGCTGCCCTGCGTCATCGCCAACATCATGCGCGGCGGACCGGGCCTGGGCAACATCGCGCCCGAACAGTCCGACTACTTCCAGGCCGTGAAAGGCGGCGGCCACGGCTGCTACCACGCCCTGGTCCTGGCGCCCGCCTCCGCCCAGGAGATGTGCGACCTCACGTTCCTCGGCTTCGACCTGGCCGACAAATACCGCAACCCGGTGATCGTCCTCGCCGACGGCTGCCTGGGCCAGATGATGGAGCCGGTGGAATTCCCCACCACGCCCCGCGCGCCGCGCACGCCCGATTGGGCAGTCGATGGAACCGCCGCCACACGCCCCAACCTGATCTCGTCCATCTACCTCCAGCCGGACGATCTCGAAAAGCACGTCCTCAAGCTCGACGCGAAGTACAAACGCGCCCACATCGAGGAGACCCGCTGGGAGAATTACCGCACGGACGACGCGGAGCTCGTCTTCGTCGGCTACGGCATCGTGGCCCGCATCCTCAAATCAGTCGTCGAAAAGCTGCGCGTCCAGGGCATCAGGGCAGGCCTGCTGCGTCCCATCACGCTGTACCCCTTCCCCACGCTGGAACTGCGCCGCCTGGCCGGGCAGGCCCACCAGTTCTTCGTGGTCGAGATGAGCACGGGCCAGATGGTGGAAGACGTCCGCCTCGCCGTCGAGGGCCGCCGGTCCGTCGAGTTCTACGGCCGCTGCGGCGGCAACATTCCCACCGCCGAAGAGATTGTGGAGGAGGTTTTCGCCCATGTCTGA
- a CDS encoding branched-chain amino acid transaminase yields the protein MFDNQDVLIYFNNQFVPLRDANVNILTHGLNYGTGVFEGIRGYWVPEEEELFLVRCEDHYHRWKANCRILEIDPPKSAEELTEITAELVRRNNFKTDIYVRPLSYMSSARVGVRPDGQHSFAIAAIPFGVYIDSSKGLHAGVASWRRVEDQALPARGKICGAYVNSVLATTEAHYHGYDEAILLNQNGHVAEGSTCNIFMVRHGKLITPPPSDNILEGLVRDSVITLARREMHLDVIERSIDRSELYIADELFFTGTAVEVAPITMVDHRTVGCGNIGFVTGHIRELYTQATRGRIADYHAWLHPAYQALMAV from the coding sequence ATGTTTGACAACCAAGACGTCCTCATCTATTTCAACAATCAGTTCGTCCCGCTGCGCGACGCCAACGTGAATATCCTGACGCACGGCCTGAACTACGGCACCGGCGTCTTCGAAGGCATCCGCGGCTACTGGGTGCCTGAGGAAGAGGAGCTCTTCCTGGTCCGCTGCGAGGACCACTATCACCGCTGGAAGGCGAACTGCCGCATCCTGGAGATCGACCCGCCCAAGAGCGCCGAGGAGCTCACCGAGATCACGGCCGAGCTCGTCCGCCGCAACAACTTCAAGACTGATATCTACGTCCGCCCGCTCTCCTACATGTCTTCCGCCCGTGTCGGCGTGAGGCCGGATGGGCAGCACAGCTTCGCCATCGCCGCCATCCCCTTCGGCGTCTACATCGACAGCTCGAAAGGCCTCCATGCCGGAGTCGCCTCGTGGCGCCGGGTGGAAGACCAGGCGCTGCCGGCCCGTGGCAAGATCTGCGGAGCCTATGTGAACAGTGTCCTCGCCACCACCGAAGCCCACTACCACGGCTACGACGAAGCGATCCTGCTCAACCAGAATGGCCATGTGGCCGAAGGCTCCACCTGCAACATCTTCATGGTGCGCCACGGCAAGCTCATCACGCCGCCTCCCTCGGACAACATCCTCGAGGGGCTGGTGCGCGACTCCGTCATCACGCTCGCCCGCCGCGAAATGCACTTGGACGTCATCGAGCGCTCCATCGACCGCAGTGAACTCTACATCGCCGACGAGCTCTTCTTCACCGGCACCGCCGTCGAGGTAGCGCCCATCACCATGGTGGATCACCGCACTGTCGGTTGCGGCAACATCGGCTTTGTCACCGGCCACATCCGCGAGCTCTACACGCAAGCCACGCGCGGCCGCATCGCCGACTATCACGCCTGGCTGCACCCGGCTTATCAGGCCCTGATGGCTGTCTGA
- a CDS encoding sulfatase family protein, translating into MVSDDTLIAIYGPMLSRRQFVASSAAAFQRPRRPNILFVLPDQLRAQALGCMGNTVVQTPNIDRLAGEGVTFRNTIANTPVCCPARAIFLTGQYCHKNGMVANDLRLRESSVTLPGLLKQHGYRTGFVGKWHLDGGPRLPGFVPPGPRRHGYDFWAANECSHEHFKNTYFRDTPQPLPVRGFEPEGWTDLALEFLETTKRDTRPFFLSVFMGPPHDPYGAPESYMRRYDNVPKPLNAYYAAITAIDDQIARLTRSLSDLGLAEDTIVLFSSDHGDMLGTHGAKLKRKPWEESIRVPGIFRYPRRIKPGRSEEALLSHVDYAPTLLSLCGVPVPATMQGADLSALVAGQSRRASDSAFLQIFGPYAGDQTPAGWRGLRTDRYKYARFEDKPWVLYDLKEDPSEEHNLAADPAAAKLRQSLESQLEAWMRRTGDAWKYNWTAPVEDAGRLYKDKTYYSVDEYLREHPQ; encoded by the coding sequence ATGGTGTCGGATGATACACTCATCGCCATCTACGGACCCATGCTCTCCCGCCGCCAGTTCGTCGCCTCCTCCGCCGCCGCCTTTCAGCGCCCGCGCCGCCCCAACATCCTCTTCGTCCTGCCGGACCAGCTCCGGGCCCAGGCCCTGGGCTGCATGGGCAACACCGTGGTCCAGACCCCCAACATCGACCGCCTGGCCGGCGAGGGCGTCACCTTCCGCAACACCATCGCCAACACGCCCGTCTGCTGTCCCGCCCGAGCCATCTTCCTCACCGGCCAGTACTGCCACAAGAACGGCATGGTGGCCAACGACCTGCGCTTGCGCGAATCCTCCGTCACCCTGCCCGGCCTGCTGAAGCAGCACGGCTACCGCACCGGCTTCGTCGGCAAGTGGCACCTCGACGGCGGACCCCGCCTGCCCGGCTTCGTCCCGCCCGGCCCGCGCCGTCACGGTTACGACTTCTGGGCCGCCAACGAGTGTTCGCACGAGCACTTCAAGAACACCTACTTCCGCGACACTCCGCAGCCCCTGCCCGTGCGCGGCTTCGAGCCCGAAGGTTGGACCGACCTCGCCCTCGAGTTCCTGGAAACCACCAAGCGCGACACACGCCCCTTCTTCCTCTCCGTTTTCATGGGGCCGCCGCACGACCCCTACGGAGCGCCTGAGTCGTACATGCGCCGCTACGACAACGTGCCGAAGCCGCTGAACGCCTACTACGCCGCCATCACGGCCATCGACGACCAGATCGCCCGCCTCACCCGCTCCCTCAGCGACCTCGGCCTGGCCGAAGACACCATCGTGCTCTTCTCCTCCGATCACGGCGACATGCTCGGCACCCATGGAGCGAAGCTGAAGCGCAAACCCTGGGAGGAGTCGATCCGCGTCCCCGGCATCTTCCGCTACCCCCGCCGCATCAAGCCGGGCCGCAGTGAGGAAGCTCTCCTGTCCCACGTCGACTACGCACCCACGCTGCTGAGCCTCTGCGGAGTCCCGGTGCCCGCGACGATGCAGGGCGCCGACCTCTCCGCCCTCGTCGCCGGCCAGAGCCGCCGCGCCTCCGATTCCGCGTTCCTCCAGATCTTCGGCCCCTATGCCGGAGACCAGACCCCCGCCGGCTGGCGCGGCCTGCGCACCGATCGCTATAAATACGCGCGCTTCGAAGACAAACCGTGGGTGCTCTACGACCTGAAGGAGGATCCGAGCGAGGAGCACAACCTGGCCGCGGACCCAGCCGCCGCCAAACTCCGCCAGTCCCTCGAATCCCAACTGGAAGCCTGGATGCGCCGCACCGGCGACGCGTGGAAGTACAACTGGACCGCCCCCGTGGAAGACGCCGGACGTCTGTACAAGGACAAGACGTATTACAGCGTGGACGAGTACCTCAGGGAACACCCGCAGTGA
- a CDS encoding recombinase family protein, whose protein sequence is MSKITADHLARRACIYIRQSTPDQVRHNLESQRLQYSLADRARGLGWQDVDVIDEDLGISGAGTRRPGFERLLRALCNGQVGAVFSVEASRLARNGRDWHTLLEFCSIVGALLIDADTTYDPRLTNDRLLLGMKGTISEMEIATFRERAQSALRQKAERGALVRRVPIGYVKGTDDQIEKDPDVRIASTVELIFRKFTELGSARQVFFWLDRNQIQMPVARGPETSREVVWQPARYHAVHSILKNPVYAGAYTYGQSKTTVRLEDGQKRVCRSKQPRQEDWAVLITEHHEGYIDWDAYRSNQAVIADNENAKSASVRGSVRQGGAILAGLLRCGHCGAKLLAQSPRPGVIRYQCSGYVLNRDHPCCVMFGGLRADRLVSEQLLGCLAPLGTEAAIEAMESLQGGSDERVRQKALALEQARYDVTRARRQYDAVDPANRLVAAELERRWNLALAEEARVEAELAALQQRRESPLTDEQKRKLLDFARDLPSLWDDALTSPEHKKRLLRIALKEIVVTSEGETIRFVLHWQGGDHTQTEFSKIRAGRHRYVTDDEVVETVRALARIEPDARIAALLNRNRKPTAHGKTWTARHVCSLRCNHKIEVYREGERQSRGEVSVSETADILGVTQTTVLRLIRLKRLKATQICPNAPWILRRVDVEQWVADRNEPTTPPTETSGQMSLEIP, encoded by the coding sequence ATGAGTAAAATCACCGCCGATCACCTGGCCCGGCGAGCCTGCATATACATTCGCCAGTCCACACCCGACCAGGTGCGGCACAACCTCGAGAGCCAGCGCCTGCAGTATTCTCTCGCCGACCGCGCGCGCGGCTTGGGCTGGCAGGACGTCGACGTTATCGACGAAGATCTCGGCATCTCAGGGGCGGGCACACGCCGTCCTGGATTTGAGCGCCTGCTTCGTGCTCTCTGCAATGGGCAAGTGGGCGCGGTGTTCAGCGTTGAGGCGTCGCGACTCGCGCGTAACGGCCGGGACTGGCACACCTTGCTCGAATTCTGCAGCATCGTCGGAGCGCTGTTGATCGATGCTGATACCACATACGACCCCAGGCTTACCAACGATCGATTGTTGTTGGGGATGAAGGGCACGATCAGCGAAATGGAAATCGCGACGTTTCGGGAGCGCGCGCAATCAGCCTTGCGGCAGAAGGCCGAGCGTGGCGCTTTGGTACGGCGCGTCCCAATTGGGTATGTCAAAGGCACCGACGATCAGATCGAGAAAGATCCCGACGTCAGGATCGCCTCCACGGTGGAATTGATCTTCCGCAAGTTCACCGAGTTGGGCAGTGCGAGGCAGGTCTTCTTCTGGTTGGACCGAAACCAGATTCAGATGCCCGTTGCTCGCGGGCCGGAGACTTCGCGAGAAGTAGTCTGGCAGCCGGCTCGATACCACGCGGTGCACAGCATACTGAAGAACCCTGTCTACGCCGGAGCGTACACCTATGGGCAAAGCAAAACGACAGTACGGTTGGAGGACGGCCAGAAGCGGGTCTGCCGGAGCAAACAACCCCGGCAAGAAGACTGGGCTGTATTGATCACGGAGCATCACGAGGGTTACATTGACTGGGATGCCTATCGGAGCAATCAGGCGGTGATTGCCGACAACGAAAATGCGAAAAGCGCGTCGGTGCGAGGATCAGTACGGCAAGGTGGAGCGATTCTTGCGGGACTGCTGCGTTGCGGCCATTGCGGCGCCAAGCTGCTCGCACAGTCTCCGCGGCCTGGCGTGATTCGCTACCAATGTTCGGGGTATGTTCTCAATCGCGATCATCCCTGTTGTGTCATGTTCGGCGGTCTGCGCGCCGACCGTCTGGTGTCGGAGCAACTGCTAGGATGCCTTGCGCCGCTCGGCACCGAAGCGGCCATAGAGGCAATGGAGTCGCTACAGGGAGGAAGCGACGAGCGGGTCAGGCAGAAAGCCCTGGCATTGGAGCAGGCACGCTACGATGTGACGCGTGCCCGGCGCCAATACGATGCGGTTGATCCGGCGAACCGCCTTGTGGCGGCGGAACTCGAACGGCGTTGGAATCTGGCGTTGGCTGAGGAAGCGCGGGTGGAGGCAGAACTTGCGGCCCTACAGCAACGCCGAGAGAGCCCCCTCACCGACGAGCAGAAACGAAAACTGCTGGACTTTGCACGAGATCTCCCCTCGCTGTGGGACGATGCGCTCACTTCGCCGGAGCATAAGAAGCGGCTCCTTCGAATTGCGCTAAAGGAGATCGTCGTTACCAGCGAGGGAGAGACGATTCGCTTTGTCCTGCATTGGCAAGGCGGCGATCATACGCAGACGGAGTTCTCCAAGATTCGCGCCGGTCGGCACAGGTATGTGACCGACGACGAGGTAGTGGAAACGGTCCGCGCATTGGCAAGGATCGAACCGGACGCCCGGATCGCGGCGCTACTCAACCGCAACCGAAAGCCGACGGCGCACGGTAAGACCTGGACGGCACGACATGTCTGCTCGTTGCGCTGCAATCACAAAATTGAGGTCTACCGCGAGGGAGAGCGGCAGAGCCGCGGCGAAGTATCGGTCAGCGAAACGGCAGACATTCTCGGCGTCACACAAACCACTGTCCTACGGCTGATCCGGCTGAAACGGCTGAAGGCCACGCAGATCTGTCCAAATGCCCCGTGGATTCTACGGCGGGTAGACGTGGAGCAATGGGTGGCTGATCGAAACGAGCCGACAACCCCACCAACGGAAACTTCAGGGCAGATGAGCCTTGAAATTCCTTAA
- a CDS encoding carboxypeptidase-like regulatory domain-containing protein: MEALVPRSEHLCSELERQFDGDYHEGMLWLRGVMLALVGLAVSAETFEVRGQLVPAARASVSLHGATSPFQASTLSDSSGQFKFTRIEAGSYSLIIFVPGSGETRKTIDIGPKVAGKGRRVELAVKLDEAKMTPDRSSVVSMRELAIPDSARAEYLHAAKKLGQRDVDGAIAHLKRAVEIAPQFASAWNHLGTIAYQTRRYSDAEGYFRKSLEADPQAYEPLVNLGGVLVTLGRMTEAWSFNLNAVLRRPNDALAQSQMGMTYFGLGKLELAERYLLEARRLDGGHFSHPQLLLAEIYLRRDEKQKAAEQLEDFLRHHPDWPQGEEMKRGISRLRGSPGA; this comes from the coding sequence GTGGAAGCGCTGGTACCCAGGTCGGAGCACTTGTGTTCCGAACTGGAGAGGCAGTTCGACGGGGATTACCATGAAGGCATGCTCTGGCTGCGCGGAGTGATGTTGGCGTTGGTAGGGCTGGCGGTTTCGGCCGAGACCTTTGAAGTGCGCGGGCAACTGGTGCCTGCTGCTCGGGCTTCTGTTTCGCTGCATGGCGCGACTTCGCCGTTCCAGGCTTCCACGCTCAGCGATTCCTCGGGTCAGTTCAAATTCACTAGAATCGAGGCGGGTTCGTATTCGCTGATCATCTTTGTTCCGGGGAGTGGAGAGACCCGGAAGACGATCGACATCGGTCCTAAGGTTGCGGGCAAGGGCCGGCGCGTGGAGCTGGCGGTGAAGCTCGACGAGGCGAAGATGACTCCGGACCGGAGCTCCGTGGTGTCGATGCGTGAGTTGGCGATTCCGGATTCCGCCCGGGCGGAGTATCTCCATGCCGCTAAGAAGCTGGGCCAGCGCGATGTGGACGGCGCCATTGCGCACCTGAAGCGGGCGGTGGAGATCGCTCCGCAGTTTGCTTCCGCCTGGAATCACCTCGGGACGATCGCCTATCAGACGCGACGATATAGCGACGCGGAGGGGTATTTCCGGAAGTCGCTGGAGGCGGATCCGCAGGCCTATGAGCCGCTGGTGAATCTGGGCGGAGTGCTGGTGACGCTGGGGCGGATGACCGAGGCGTGGAGCTTCAACCTGAATGCCGTGCTGCGGCGGCCGAACGATGCGCTGGCGCAGTCGCAGATGGGGATGACGTATTTTGGGCTGGGCAAGCTGGAGTTGGCGGAACGGTATCTGCTGGAGGCCCGGCGGCTGGATGGCGGGCACTTCTCGCATCCGCAGTTGCTGCTGGCCGAGATCTACCTGCGGCGCGATGAGAAGCAGAAGGCGGCGGAGCAGTTGGAGGATTTCCTGCGGCATCATCCGGATTGGCCGCAGGGCGAGGAGATGAAGCGGGGGATCTCGCGGTTGCGGGGGAGTCCGGGGGCTTGA
- a CDS encoding transposase domain-containing protein — protein MSTCRRHDVDPQLYLTQLLMNLPSVRLSDLTEWLPDEWKRRQTASPEGQPK, from the coding sequence ATGAGTACCTGCCGCCGCCACGACGTGGATCCGCAACTGTACCTGACGCAGTTGCTGATGAACCTGCCGTCGGTGCGGCTCAGCGACTTGACCGAGTGGCTGCCGGATGAATGGAAGCGGCGGCAGACAGCGTCGCCGGAGGGTCAGCCGAAATAG
- a CDS encoding acetyl-CoA hydrolase/transferase family protein, with product MQVLKSQIRNRPDAQASWRDEYLQKKTTAAEAMREIRSRDRVYVHASCATPEDLLHALIARAPELEDVEMIHMKTLGCADYSHPQYEGSFRTVAMFIGDNVRDAIRDGRADYLPIFLHEIEGLFESGERPLDFCLLQLSPPDKYGYMSFGTGVDCSLTAARHARRVIAEVNPNMPRTLGQTFIHVSEVDRIVEVDHPLPELHMEPADEIQLRIADNVASLIPNGATLQLGIGAVPDAVLNRLVDHRDLGLHTEMFSDGVIPLIEKGVLNGAAKSIHIGKLVAGFVLGTRRLFDFIDDNPLFEFHPIKYVNDPFVISQNRKMVAINSALQVDITGQVCSDSIGTRLYSGFGGQLDFIRGAAHSEGGRPIIALPATACRGTVSRIAPMLDPGAGVVTTRGDVHYIVTEFGVAYLHGKTLSERAVELIRVAHPSFRDMLTEYAYQARYMRPKLVPVF from the coding sequence ATGCAGGTATTAAAATCACAAATCCGAAACCGGCCTGACGCACAGGCGTCCTGGCGCGACGAATACCTGCAAAAGAAGACCACCGCGGCCGAAGCCATGCGCGAGATCCGCTCCCGCGATCGCGTCTATGTCCACGCCAGTTGCGCCACCCCGGAAGACCTGCTCCACGCCCTCATCGCCCGCGCGCCCGAACTCGAAGACGTCGAGATGATCCACATGAAGACGCTCGGCTGCGCGGACTACTCCCATCCGCAGTACGAAGGCTCCTTCCGCACCGTGGCCATGTTCATCGGCGACAACGTCCGGGATGCCATTCGCGACGGCCGCGCGGACTACCTGCCCATCTTCCTGCACGAAATCGAAGGCCTCTTCGAATCCGGCGAACGCCCCCTGGACTTCTGCCTCCTCCAGCTCTCTCCGCCCGACAAGTACGGTTACATGAGCTTCGGCACCGGCGTCGACTGTTCCCTCACCGCCGCCCGCCATGCCCGCCGCGTCATCGCCGAAGTGAATCCGAACATGCCCCGCACCCTGGGGCAGACCTTCATCCATGTCTCAGAGGTCGACCGCATCGTGGAAGTGGATCACCCGCTGCCGGAGCTCCACATGGAACCCGCCGACGAGATCCAGCTCCGCATCGCCGACAATGTCGCGTCCCTCATTCCCAACGGCGCCACGCTGCAACTGGGCATCGGCGCAGTGCCCGACGCCGTCCTCAACCGCCTGGTAGACCACCGCGACCTGGGCCTGCACACCGAGATGTTCTCTGACGGCGTGATCCCGCTCATCGAAAAGGGCGTCCTGAACGGAGCCGCCAAGTCGATTCACATCGGCAAGCTGGTAGCCGGCTTCGTCCTCGGCACGCGCCGCCTCTTCGACTTCATCGACGACAACCCGCTGTTCGAGTTCCATCCCATCAAATACGTCAACGACCCGTTCGTCATCAGCCAGAACCGCAAAATGGTGGCCATCAATTCGGCCCTGCAGGTCGACATCACGGGGCAGGTCTGCTCCGATTCGATCGGCACCCGCCTCTACAGCGGCTTTGGCGGCCAGTTGGATTTCATCCGCGGCGCCGCCCACAGCGAGGGAGGCCGCCCCATCATCGCCCTGCCCGCTACGGCCTGCCGCGGCACGGTCTCGCGCATCGCCCCGATGCTCGATCCGGGTGCCGGCGTGGTCACTACCCGCGGAGATGTCCATTACATCGTCACCGAATTCGGCGTCGCCTATCTGCACGGCAAAACGCTGAGTGAACGCGCCGTCGAACTCATCCGCGTGGCTCATCCTTCGTTCCGCGACATGCTCACGGAGTACGCCTATCAGGCCCGTTACATGCGGCCCAAGTTGGTCCCTGTTTTCTGA
- a CDS encoding 2-oxoacid:acceptor oxidoreductase family protein — protein sequence MSELKCIHGKADCFYEHYERKGEAQHQTHYCPGCGHGIAHKLLAESIDELGIRDRVILVSPVGCSVFLYYYFDVGNVQVAHGRAPAVATALKRAHPEAIVISYQGDGDLAAIGSAEILHAANRGENYTSIFINNAIYGMTGGQMAPTTLMGNRTTTTPFGRNVFNDGYPLHVSEVIATLEAPVYVERAALGNIKQILQAKKAIKKALETQMKGLGFSMVEILSPCPTIWKMDPVDAQKHVREGLAAVYPLGAKRDRTREAEPRPAPVPAPALEELPRILKLDKGSDTPAPVHHETVDFRVKVAGFGGQGVLLLGQLLAEAGMDYGLEVSWLPSYGPEMRSGTSNCHVRLSNKPVDSPFVSSPNVLIALNEPSLRKFIATVEPGGLVFYNGTTIPADCIRPGLRMHAIPFFSVADELGSTKVGNIVVLGALLSATGVLPLEVVDHALPRVVKAEKWIEIDRLALRRGASLLSPEVPVHV from the coding sequence ATGTCTGAACTGAAGTGCATCCACGGCAAGGCCGATTGTTTCTACGAGCACTACGAGCGCAAGGGCGAAGCGCAGCACCAGACGCACTACTGCCCCGGCTGCGGCCACGGTATTGCGCATAAGCTGCTGGCCGAATCCATTGACGAGCTCGGCATTCGCGACCGCGTCATCCTGGTCTCACCCGTCGGCTGCTCCGTCTTCCTCTACTACTACTTCGACGTCGGCAACGTCCAGGTCGCCCACGGCCGTGCGCCCGCCGTGGCCACAGCCCTGAAGCGCGCCCATCCGGAAGCGATCGTCATCTCCTATCAGGGCGACGGCGACCTCGCCGCCATCGGCAGCGCCGAGATCCTGCACGCCGCCAACCGTGGCGAAAACTATACGTCGATCTTCATCAACAACGCGATCTACGGCATGACCGGCGGCCAGATGGCCCCCACCACGCTGATGGGCAACCGCACCACCACGACGCCCTTCGGCCGCAACGTCTTCAACGACGGCTACCCGCTGCACGTCTCCGAAGTCATCGCCACCCTGGAAGCGCCCGTCTACGTCGAGCGCGCCGCCCTCGGCAACATCAAGCAGATCCTCCAGGCCAAGAAGGCCATCAAGAAGGCCCTGGAAACGCAGATGAAGGGCCTCGGCTTCTCCATGGTCGAGATCCTGTCGCCCTGCCCCACCATCTGGAAAATGGATCCCGTGGACGCCCAGAAACACGTCCGCGAAGGCCTCGCCGCGGTCTACCCCCTGGGCGCCAAGCGCGACCGCACCAGGGAAGCGGAACCCCGTCCCGCACCCGTGCCCGCGCCCGCCCTGGAAGAACTGCCGCGTATCCTGAAACTCGATAAAGGCTCAGACACTCCTGCGCCCGTCCACCACGAAACCGTCGATTTCCGCGTCAAGGTCGCGGGCTTCGGCGGACAGGGGGTCCTCCTTCTGGGCCAACTGCTGGCGGAAGCCGGCATGGACTACGGCCTGGAAGTCTCCTGGCTGCCCAGCTATGGGCCTGAAATGCGCTCCGGCACGTCCAACTGCCACGTCCGGCTGTCCAATAAACCGGTCGACTCGCCGTTCGTTTCCAGCCCCAATGTCCTCATCGCGCTGAACGAGCCCTCGCTGCGCAAGTTCATCGCAACCGTGGAACCCGGCGGCCTCGTGTTCTACAACGGCACCACCATCCCGGCCGATTGCATCCGGCCCGGCCTGCGCATGCACGCCATTCCGTTCTTCTCCGTGGCCGACGAACTGGGCAGCACCAAGGTCGGCAACATCGTCGTCCTGGGCGCCCTCCTCTCCGCCACCGGAGTCCTCCCGCTCGAAGTCGTCGACCATGCCCTGCCCCGCGTGGTGAAAGCCGAAAAGTGGATCGAGATCGATCGCCTGGCCCTGCGCCGCGGCGCGTCCCTGCTGTCTCCCGAGGTACCTGTCCATGTTTGA
- a CDS encoding ATP-binding protein, translating into MPACTIEETIDIKGYVEIDTEECKGCGLCVAACVQKVLSLSPQLNRYGYHPATNEDQPCNGCGLCFYACPEPGAIRVFKAID; encoded by the coding sequence ATGCCTGCCTGCACCATTGAAGAAACCATCGACATCAAGGGTTATGTCGAGATCGACACGGAAGAGTGCAAGGGTTGCGGCCTGTGCGTCGCGGCCTGCGTGCAGAAAGTGCTGAGCCTGTCGCCGCAGCTCAACCGCTACGGCTACCATCCGGCCACCAACGAGGACCAGCCCTGCAACGGCTGCGGCCTCTGCTTCTACGCCTGCCCCGAGCCGGGCGCCATCCGCGTCTTCAAGGCAATCGATTAG